One genomic window of Thioclava sp. GXIMD4216 includes the following:
- a CDS encoding SDR family NAD(P)-dependent oxidoreductase encodes MRALIIGDTGGIGEALRDRLERGGHEVLGLSRARDGFDISEEAKIEAVISGLDGTFDMVVIASGILGTPEKSLATLKADEMMRLFAVNAMGPALVMKHVTRLLPKDSRAHLAVLSARVGSIGDNYLGGWYSYRASKAALNQLVRTASIELRRKFPELVVAALHPGTVATAFTSNYTMDKVSPDEAAERLLSVLQGLTPEQSGGFWDYSGKSVEW; translated from the coding sequence ATGCGCGCATTGATCATCGGCGATACGGGCGGGATAGGCGAGGCCCTGCGGGACCGTCTGGAGCGGGGCGGGCACGAGGTCTTGGGCCTTTCGCGCGCCCGTGACGGTTTCGACATCTCGGAAGAGGCCAAGATCGAGGCGGTCATATCGGGGCTGGATGGCACGTTCGATATGGTGGTCATCGCGTCGGGCATTCTGGGCACACCGGAAAAGTCGCTTGCGACGCTGAAAGCCGACGAGATGATGCGCCTTTTCGCGGTGAATGCGATGGGGCCTGCCTTGGTGATGAAACATGTCACCCGCCTCTTGCCGAAAGACAGTCGCGCCCATCTGGCAGTCCTGTCGGCGCGGGTCGGCTCGATTGGCGATAACTATCTGGGCGGGTGGTATTCCTATCGTGCCTCCAAAGCGGCGCTTAACCAGCTTGTGCGCACGGCCTCTATCGAATTGCGGCGCAAATTTCCCGAACTCGTGGTGGCGGCGCTGCATCCCGGTACGGTCGCCACGGCCTTCACCAGCAATTACACGATGGATAAGGTTTCGCCGGATGAGGCGGCAGAACGGCTGCTTTCGGTGCTTCAGGGTTTGACGCCGGAACAAAGCGGTGGTTTCTGGGATTATTCCGGCAAATCAGTAGAGTGGTGA
- a CDS encoding 2-isopropylmalate synthase, whose amino-acid sequence MTDNSQVLIFDTTLRDGEQSPGATMSHNEKLEIAGLLDEMGVDIIEAGFPIASEGDFAAVSDIAKNAKNSVICGLSRANYKDIDRCWEAVKHAARPRIHTFIGTSPSHREITKLNQDEMVERIFETVTHARNLCEDVQWSAMDAIRTERDYLCRVVETAIKAGATTINIPDTVGYTLPDESAEIIRMLLEKVPGASDVIFATHCHNDLGMATANSLAAVSAGARQIECTINGLGERAGNTALEEVVMALRVRRDLMPYQTKIDTTKIMNLSRRVSQVSGFAVQFNKAIVGKNAFLHESGIHQDGVLKNVETFEIMKPADIGITETNIAMGKHSGRAALRSKLKELGYDLADNQLQDVFVRFKALADRKKEVYDEDLIALMTDSAANTGEDHLQVKKLRVICGSDGQEADLVMTVNGVEKTAHCQGDGPVDACFNAVKQIFPHGARLKLYQVQAVTDGTDAQATVSVRLEEDGRIVTGSAADTDTILASVKAYVGALNRLIVRRTKTAPDADMKTVSFKE is encoded by the coding sequence ATGACCGATAATTCCCAAGTTCTGATCTTTGACACCACCCTGCGCGACGGCGAGCAATCGCCGGGTGCGACGATGAGCCATAACGAAAAGCTCGAAATCGCCGGTTTGCTCGATGAAATGGGCGTGGATATTATCGAGGCAGGCTTCCCGATCGCGTCCGAAGGCGATTTCGCCGCTGTCAGCGACATTGCGAAAAACGCCAAGAATTCGGTGATCTGTGGCCTCAGCCGCGCCAATTACAAGGATATCGACCGCTGCTGGGAGGCCGTGAAACACGCCGCCCGCCCCCGTATCCATACCTTCATCGGCACCTCGCCCAGCCACCGCGAGATCACCAAGCTGAACCAGGACGAGATGGTCGAGCGCATCTTCGAGACCGTCACCCATGCCCGCAACCTCTGCGAGGACGTGCAATGGTCGGCGATGGATGCGATCCGCACCGAGCGGGACTATCTCTGCCGCGTGGTCGAAACCGCGATCAAGGCGGGCGCCACCACGATCAACATCCCCGATACCGTGGGCTACACCCTGCCCGACGAATCGGCAGAGATCATCCGCATGCTCTTGGAAAAGGTTCCGGGCGCGTCGGATGTGATCTTTGCGACCCATTGCCACAATGACCTCGGCATGGCGACGGCGAACAGCTTGGCCGCTGTCTCGGCAGGGGCCCGCCAGATCGAATGTACGATCAACGGCTTGGGCGAACGTGCGGGCAATACCGCGCTGGAAGAGGTCGTCATGGCGCTGCGCGTCCGCCGCGACCTGATGCCCTATCAGACCAAGATCGACACCACCAAGATCATGAACCTCTCGCGTCGTGTGAGTCAGGTTTCGGGCTTTGCGGTGCAGTTCAACAAGGCGATCGTCGGCAAGAACGCCTTCTTGCATGAATCGGGCATCCACCAGGATGGCGTGCTGAAAAACGTCGAGACCTTCGAGATCATGAAGCCCGCCGATATCGGCATCACCGAAACCAATATCGCGATGGGCAAGCATTCGGGCCGTGCCGCGCTGCGCTCGAAGCTGAAGGAACTGGGTTACGATCTGGCCGATAACCAGTTGCAGGACGTTTTCGTGCGCTTCAAGGCTTTGGCCGACCGCAAGAAAGAGGTCTATGACGAGGATCTGATCGCGCTGATGACCGATAGCGCCGCCAATACCGGCGAAGACCATCTGCAAGTGAAGAAACTGCGCGTGATCTGCGGGTCGGACGGCCAAGAGGCCGATCTGGTGATGACCGTGAATGGCGTTGAGAAAACCGCGCATTGCCAAGGCGACGGCCCCGTAGATGCCTGCTTCAACGCGGTCAAGCAGATCTTCCCGCATGGCGCGCGCCTGAAGCTCTATCAGGTGCAGGCCGTAACCGATGGCACCGATGCACAGGCCACCGTTTCGGTGCGTCTCGAAGAGGATGGCCGCATCGTGACCGGCTCGGCCGCCGATACCGACACCATTCTGGCCTCGGTCAAAGCCTATGTCGGCGCGCTCAACCGTCTGATCGTGCGCCGCACCAAGACAGCACCGGATGCCGATATGAAAACAGTGTCGTTCAAAGAGTGA
- a CDS encoding acyltransferase family protein gives MTNSMIWTGTAQIRPATATTGRIAAIEWAKIAFALSIVCLHTGIFADLSRPLNILIGNNFARLGVPFFFFVTGFYFQTQVARGITGLLRRMAGLYVIWTLVYMPFWLPQANMQLFVTNLVVGYWQLWYLLAALISAVMLSLVRGLSARMLLALALAILALGAVLQYGQRVDQSPAFGSLPISADGALARNFLFFAFPFMALGDVTARFSGAWARLGKTRKRVIFWAAAGLFVLEVGVNDFLFNAVGPFDIFLSSAAFIPFLFLTLQSRNWGGRGQVSSAWSTGIYLVHVLWIDILALIVPDLPYLAKGVAVIALSLASVPLLRRINRAVPVL, from the coding sequence ATGACCAATAGCATGATCTGGACAGGGACCGCGCAGATCCGGCCCGCCACCGCCACCACCGGACGTATCGCTGCGATTGAATGGGCGAAAATCGCTTTCGCACTGTCGATTGTCTGCCTGCATACGGGGATATTTGCCGACCTGTCCCGCCCGCTGAATATCCTGATCGGGAATAATTTCGCACGGCTGGGTGTGCCCTTTTTCTTCTTCGTAACGGGGTTCTATTTCCAGACGCAGGTTGCACGCGGGATCACGGGATTGCTGCGCCGGATGGCGGGGCTTTATGTGATCTGGACGCTGGTCTATATGCCGTTCTGGTTGCCGCAGGCCAATATGCAGCTTTTCGTCACCAATCTTGTGGTGGGCTACTGGCAGCTCTGGTATCTGTTGGCCGCCCTGATCAGCGCGGTCATGCTGTCTCTTGTGCGGGGGCTTTCCGCCCGTATGCTGCTGGCGCTGGCCTTGGCGATTTTGGCGCTGGGGGCGGTGCTGCAATATGGGCAGCGGGTGGACCAAAGCCCCGCCTTTGGCAGCTTGCCCATTTCGGCAGACGGGGCGCTGGCGCGTAACTTCCTGTTTTTCGCGTTTCCGTTCATGGCATTGGGAGATGTGACAGCGCGTTTTTCGGGCGCTTGGGCCCGATTGGGAAAGACAAGAAAACGCGTGATTTTCTGGGCTGCCGCGGGCTTGTTCGTGCTGGAAGTCGGGGTAAACGACTTTTTGTTCAATGCCGTTGGTCCGTTCGATATCTTCCTGTCCAGCGCGGCCTTCATCCCGTTCCTGTTCCTGACGCTGCAAAGCCGGAATTGGGGCGGAAGGGGGCAGGTATCCTCCGCGTGGTCCACGGGGATCTATCTGGTGCATGTGCTGTGGATCGATATTCTGGCGCTGATCGTGCCGGATCTGCCCTATCTGGCGAAGGGGGTGGCGGTGATCGCGCTATCTCTGGCCTCTGTGCCGCTGTTGCGCCGGATCAATCGGGCGGTGCCCGTGCTTTAG
- a CDS encoding rod shape-determining protein → MVSLGGIFSSDMAIDLGTANTLVYVKGRGIVLNEPSVVAYHVKDGKKQVLAVGEDAKLMLGRTPGSIEAIRPMREGVIADFDSAEEMIKYFIRKVHRRSTLSKPKIICCVPQGATPVEKRAIRQSLISAGARRAGLIAEPIAAAIGAGMPITDPTGSMVVDIGGGTTEVAVLSLGDIVYARSVRVGGDRMDEAVIAYLRRNMNLLVGEATAERIKTTIGSARMPDDGRGASLSVRGRDILNGVPKEVEITQAQIAEALAEPVQQICDAVMQALETTPPDLAADIVDRGVMLTGGGALLGELDLALREQTGLSISIADQSLNCVALGTGKALEYEKQLRHVIDFDS, encoded by the coding sequence ATGGTTAGCTTGGGCGGAATCTTTTCATCGGACATGGCGATCGACCTCGGGACGGCGAATACGCTTGTCTACGTGAAAGGGCGTGGCATCGTACTGAACGAGCCCTCCGTTGTAGCCTATCACGTCAAGGACGGCAAAAAGCAGGTTCTGGCCGTGGGCGAGGATGCCAAGCTGATGCTGGGCCGGACGCCGGGGTCCATTGAAGCCATCCGGCCGATGCGCGAAGGCGTCATTGCCGATTTCGACAGCGCCGAAGAGATGATCAAGTATTTCATCCGCAAGGTGCACCGCCGCTCGACCCTATCCAAACCGAAAATCATCTGCTGTGTGCCCCAAGGTGCAACCCCCGTTGAAAAACGCGCCATCCGTCAGTCGCTGATCTCCGCCGGTGCCCGCCGCGCCGGTCTGATTGCCGAACCGATTGCGGCGGCCATCGGCGCGGGCATGCCGATCACCGATCCCACCGGCTCGATGGTGGTCGATATCGGCGGTGGCACGACCGAAGTCGCAGTGCTCTCGCTGGGCGATATCGTCTATGCCCGCTCGGTGCGTGTGGGCGGCGACCGGATGGATGAGGCGGTCATCGCCTATCTGCGTCGCAATATGAACCTGCTTGTCGGGGAAGCCACCGCAGAGCGGATCAAGACCACCATCGGGTCGGCCCGCATGCCCGATGACGGGCGTGGCGCATCGCTTTCGGTGCGCGGGCGCGACATCCTGAACGGCGTGCCGAAAGAGGTAGAGATCACCCAGGCCCAGATCGCCGAAGCACTGGCCGAGCCGGTGCAGCAGATCTGTGATGCCGTGATGCAGGCGCTGGAGACCACCCCGCCGGATCTGGCAGCCGATATCGTGGACCGTGGCGTCATGCTCACGGGGGGCGGCGCGCTGCTGGGCGAACTGGATCTGGCGCTGCGGGAACAGACCGGCCTGTCGATCTCGATTGCCGACCAGTCGCTGAACTGTGTGGCCCTGGGCACCGGCAAGGCGCTGGAATATGAAAAACAACTGCGTCACGTGATCGACTTCGACAGCTAA
- the mreC gene encoding rod shape-determining protein MreC has translation MARHRDEEDYLGPLRRIVIAILALALVATVILWRVDNPRVERLRSAFIDRYVPTFDWAMVPVTKFLDMVEGFQSYARLYDQNQELRRELQQMKAWKEAAVQLRQENDKLLAQNNVRLDPKLTSVSGVVLADSGSPFRQSVLLNIGSRDGIVDGWATMDGLGLVGRISGVGKTTSRVVLLTDSSSRIPVTLQPSGQRAIMSGDNSPFPPLDFLEHPDRIQAGDRVVSSGDGGVFPAGLLVGQVVERNGRLRVRLSADYERLEYLKVLRSHPAEQLKGVGALIPPPIGKIDSEQQALPPAPQAQNGQSNG, from the coding sequence GTGGCAAGACACCGCGACGAAGAGGACTATCTCGGCCCGCTGCGCCGGATTGTCATTGCCATTCTCGCACTCGCCCTTGTGGCGACGGTCATTCTGTGGCGCGTGGATAACCCGCGTGTCGAGCGGCTGCGTTCGGCCTTCATCGACAGATACGTTCCGACCTTTGACTGGGCGATGGTGCCGGTGACCAAGTTTCTGGATATGGTCGAGGGCTTCCAGTCCTACGCACGGCTTTACGACCAGAATCAGGAACTGCGCCGCGAGTTGCAGCAGATGAAGGCGTGGAAAGAGGCCGCCGTCCAGCTCCGGCAGGAAAACGACAAGCTTCTGGCACAGAACAATGTCCGGCTTGATCCAAAGCTGACCTCGGTGTCGGGCGTGGTGCTGGCCGATAGCGGCTCGCCCTTCCGGCAGTCGGTGCTGCTGAATATCGGCTCGCGCGACGGGATCGTGGATGGCTGGGCGACGATGGATGGTCTGGGGCTTGTGGGGCGTATCTCGGGCGTCGGCAAGACCACCTCGCGGGTGGTGCTGCTGACCGATTCCTCCTCGCGCATTCCGGTGACCTTGCAGCCTTCGGGCCAGAGAGCGATCATGTCGGGCGACAACTCGCCTTTCCCGCCGCTTGATTTCCTTGAACATCCCGACCGTATTCAGGCCGGTGACCGCGTGGTCAGCTCGGGCGATGGCGGTGTGTTCCCTGCCGGTCTGCTGGTCGGACAGGTTGTCGAGCGCAACGGTCGGCTGCGCGTCCGGCTGTCTGCCGATTACGAGCGCCTCGAATATCTCAAGGTGCTGCGGTCGCATCCGGCAGAGCAGCTGAAAGGCGTCGGGGCGCTGATCCCGCCCCCGATCGGCAAGATCGACAGCGAACAGCAGGCGCTGCCACCGGCCCCGCAGGCACAGAACGGGCAAAGCAATGGTTGA
- a CDS encoding rod shape-determining protein MreD, which produces MVDPLTSRIWMHRCLFLVIASAIIFIRLLPVSPTYHGIPGPDLTLAFALAWVQRRPDYVPALLIIAVFFVQDLVFWRVPGLWTLIVLLATEWLRKRELRLREMPFAVEIAMTAVILVAMVLLERLVMTVLMLDQPPLGRVLLQALTTLIAYPVVIGLSRLAFGLKRAVPGEVDDLGHSV; this is translated from the coding sequence ATGGTTGACCCGCTGACCTCGCGGATATGGATGCACCGATGCCTGTTTCTGGTGATCGCCTCGGCCATCATCTTCATCCGGCTGCTGCCCGTTTCGCCCACCTATCACGGCATTCCCGGCCCCGACCTGACCCTTGCCTTCGCTCTGGCATGGGTTCAGCGCCGCCCCGATTATGTGCCCGCCCTGCTGATCATCGCGGTGTTTTTCGTGCAGGATCTGGTGTTCTGGCGGGTGCCGGGGCTGTGGACCCTGATCGTGCTTCTGGCCACCGAATGGCTGCGCAAGCGCGAATTGCGCCTGCGCGAGATGCCCTTTGCCGTCGAAATCGCGATGACTGCGGTTATTCTTGTGGCGATGGTCTTGCTGGAACGTCTGGTCATGACCGTGTTGATGCTTGACCAACCGCCGCTCGGGCGTGTCCTGCTGCAGGCCCTGACCACGCTGATCGCCTATCCGGTCGTGATCGGACTGTCGCGGCTGGCCTTCGGGCTCAAGCGGGCGGTTCCGGGCGAGGTTGATGATCTGGGCCATAGTGTCTAG
- the mrdA gene encoding penicillin-binding protein 2, which yields MKQTEKTIRESQGRITRRGLMLGGIQLGVMGILTMRMRKMQLEDSENYRMLAEGNSVKFRLIPPTRGLIYERNGLLIAGNEQLYRISITREDVDDLDRVMADLRELIPMTDEQVTDMLAELRKRPRTVPVTVADRVSWQEFSRVAVNAPALSGVTPEVGLSRIYPRHEDFAHILGYVGPVSDYDLSKIENPDPVLMLPGFQLGKLGVEAKLEDELRGKAGQRQVEVNSAGREMRELGRREGTPGENVQLTLDYKLQNFALQRMGDESAACVVIDVTNGDVLACASAPSFDANLFVRGISVNDYKTLTQDDHRPLADKTVQGLYPPGSTYKMVTALAALEAGLVTPDEKIYCRGFTEISGRRFHCWKHAGHGYLNMMQSLEQSCDCYYYELAQRVGIDRMSAMAERLGFGQKPDLPMSAVKDGIAPTRAWKRDRFGKDWQVGDSVNASIGQGYVLVSPMQLAIMAARIASGKEITPHIIKSKNGIEVPRPEPAHLSMPDAMLNNVRRGMDAVVNGVHATAAKSKVVKAEWRMAGKTGTSQVRNITAAERARGVIRNDQLPWKRRDHGLFVCYAPVDNPRYAVSVVVEHGMGGSTAAAPIARDVMLFALAGGLPPLDAYPKSQRAQIEERFSKLNLVDPDLAKPSGTSRA from the coding sequence ATGAAACAGACCGAAAAGACGATCCGGGAAAGTCAGGGCCGCATCACACGGCGCGGTCTCATGCTGGGCGGCATCCAGCTTGGTGTGATGGGCATTCTCACCATGCGGATGCGCAAGATGCAGCTGGAGGATTCCGAGAATTACCGGATGCTGGCCGAGGGCAACTCGGTCAAGTTCCGGCTGATCCCCCCCACGCGCGGTCTGATCTACGAACGGAATGGCCTGCTGATTGCCGGAAATGAACAGCTTTACCGGATCTCGATCACGCGCGAGGATGTCGATGACCTTGATCGGGTAATGGCAGATCTGCGCGAGCTGATCCCGATGACCGATGAACAGGTCACGGATATGCTGGCCGAATTGCGCAAACGTCCGCGCACCGTGCCGGTGACCGTGGCCGACCGTGTCAGCTGGCAGGAGTTTTCGCGCGTGGCGGTAAATGCGCCGGCCCTGTCGGGTGTCACCCCCGAGGTGGGGCTGTCGCGCATTTACCCCCGCCACGAGGATTTCGCACATATTCTGGGCTATGTCGGGCCGGTTTCCGACTATGACCTGTCCAAGATCGAGAACCCCGACCCCGTTCTGATGCTGCCGGGCTTCCAGCTTGGCAAACTGGGCGTTGAAGCCAAACTGGAAGACGAATTGCGCGGCAAAGCCGGTCAGCGTCAGGTCGAGGTCAATAGCGCGGGCCGCGAAATGCGCGAGCTTGGCCGCCGCGAGGGCACGCCGGGCGAGAATGTGCAACTGACGCTGGATTACAAATTGCAGAATTTCGCCCTGCAACGGATGGGCGATGAATCCGCCGCCTGCGTGGTGATCGACGTAACCAATGGCGATGTGCTGGCCTGCGCCTCGGCCCCGTCTTTCGATGCCAACCTCTTTGTGCGTGGCATCTCTGTCAATGATTACAAGACCCTGACCCAAGATGACCACCGCCCTCTGGCCGACAAGACCGTGCAGGGCCTCTACCCGCCGGGCTCCACCTACAAGATGGTCACGGCGCTGGCCGCGCTGGAGGCCGGTCTGGTGACGCCGGACGAGAAAATCTATTGCCGCGGCTTTACCGAAATTTCCGGTCGCCGTTTCCACTGCTGGAAACATGCGGGCCACGGCTATCTGAACATGATGCAGAGCCTCGAACAGTCCTGCGACTGCTATTATTACGAACTGGCCCAGCGGGTCGGGATCGACCGGATGTCGGCCATGGCCGAACGGCTTGGCTTCGGGCAGAAACCGGACCTGCCGATGTCGGCCGTCAAAGACGGTATCGCCCCGACGCGCGCCTGGAAACGCGACCGTTTCGGCAAGGACTGGCAGGTGGGCGATTCTGTCAACGCCTCGATCGGTCAGGGCTATGTGCTTGTCTCGCCGATGCAACTGGCCATCATGGCGGCGCGGATCGCCTCGGGCAAGGAAATCACGCCCCATATCATCAAGTCCAAGAACGGCATCGAAGTGCCCCGCCCCGAGCCCGCACATCTGAGCATGCCGGACGCCATGCTCAATAATGTCCGGCGCGGGATGGACGCGGTGGTCAATGGTGTCCATGCCACGGCGGCCAAATCCAAAGTGGTCAAGGCCGAATGGCGTATGGCGGGCAAAACCGGCACCAGTCAGGTGCGGAACATCACCGCCGCCGAACGGGCGCGCGGGGTGATCCGCAATGACCAGCTGCCGTGGAAGCGCCGCGATCACGGGCTGTTCGTATGCTACGCACCGGTCGATAATCCGCGCTATGCGGTCTCGGTGGTGGTCGAACACGGGATGGGCGGCTCGACCGCGGCAGCCCCGATTGCACGCGATGTCATGCTGTTTGCACTGGCAGGTGGCCTGCCGCCGCTGGATGCCTACCCCAAAAGCCAGCGCGCCCAGATCGAAGAGCGGTTCTCGAAGCTGAATCTGGTTGATCCCGATCTGGCCAAACCCTCCGGCACCAGCCGCGCCTGA